A genomic region of Oncorhynchus gorbuscha isolate QuinsamMale2020 ecotype Even-year unplaced genomic scaffold, OgorEven_v1.0 Un_scaffold_2747, whole genome shotgun sequence contains the following coding sequences:
- the LOC124017570 gene encoding hatching enzyme 1.2-like, whose protein sequence is MAYLLSLSFFLLFLGLTQAHPLQLDEKDEMVFTEDPDDLVDITTRILETNNGTTEMLMEGDVMVPRTRTAIRCLWSNKCLWERKKSENLVKVPYTLSSDFDSYSQGKIKYAMNTFHAKTCVRFVQRSNQRDYLSIESRSGCSSWVGKTGGKQLISLEKGGCVYHGTIQHELLHALGFYHEQNRSDRDKYIRINWEYVERGEEPNFDKEDTNNLDIPYDYSSVMHYNRWSFSTVYRKETITPIPDATVPIGQSLEMSAIDVQRVNKLYRC, encoded by the coding sequence ATGGCctaccttctttctctctccttcttcctcctcttcctaggACTCACACAGGCCCACCCTCTCCAGCTGGATGAGAAGGATGAGATGGTCTTCACAGAAGACCCAGATGATCTGGTGGACATCACCACCAGGATCCTGGAGACCAACAATGGCACCACAGAGATGCTGATGGAAGGAGACGTCATGGTCCCCAGAACCAGGACTGCCATCAGGTGCTTGTGGTCCAACAAATGTCTCTGGGAGAGGAAGAAGTCAGAGAACCTCGTCAAGGTTCCTTACACGCTCAGCTCAGATTTTGACTCTTATTCCCAGGGGAAGATCAAGTACgccatgaacactttccacgccaAGACCTGCGTGCGCTTCGTCCAACGTAGCAACCAGAGGGACTACCTTAGCATCGAAAGCAGATCCGGCTGTTCTTCATGGGTTGGAAAAACCGGAGGTAAGCAGCTCATATCCCTCGAAAAAGGAGGGTGTGTTTACCACGGTACCATCCAGCACGAGCTGCTCCACGCTCTGGGTTTCTACCACGAACAGAACAGGAGTGACCGCGACAAGTACATCAGGATCAACTGGGAGTATGTTGAACGCGGGGAGGAGCCCAACTTCGACAAAGAGGACACCAACAACCTGGACATTCCCTATGACTACTCCTCCGTCATGCATTATAATAGATGGTCGTTCAGCACTGTGTATAGGAAGGAGACGATCACTCCTATTCCTGACGCCACTGTGCCCATCGGACAGAGCTTGGAGATGTCTGCGATCGACGTTCAGAGGGTTAACAAGCTCTACAGGTGTTAA